The following are from one region of the Nicotiana tomentosiformis chromosome 7, ASM39032v3, whole genome shotgun sequence genome:
- the LOC104084853 gene encoding probable transcription factor At3g04930, whose amino-acid sequence MASVEDQHNNPVYNDDDLDDDVVDEEDDDVDVDDDDDEDSTSSPPVPAPAPIDQQTVTIAVVGVPAQRINEFAAVTPPPAATIVQEKKPSAIDDSRKLFQRLWTDEDEIELLQGFLEYTTQRGGINSSSHHHDTTAFYDQIKSKLQLDFNKNQLVEKLRRLKKKYRNVMSKMASGKDFVFKSSHDQATFEISRKIWSNAVPVVIRGGGSAAAAAAPPPPPPEDGGFDDEDSHLNLNANFVDHSHNGTKTPRSRKRSRGGAVKVEEKHGFIQHYYLPSPSGGGTNMSSPAPAPAPAPGFTPFPMTAPQATAPPTTTAAVAAATASIPSLIEETVKSCLSPIFKELLNNVTNLSGSRSFAFGTALSPIPLGFGSSGAMNSDMMADEKWRKQQMLELEVYSRRLELVQDQIKAQLEELRSMSS is encoded by the exons ATGGCTTCCGTAGAAGACCAACACAACAACCCAGTCTACAACGATGACGATCTCGACGATGACGTTGttgatgaagaagatgatgacGTAGACgtcgatgatgatgacgatgaggaTTCTACTTCCTCTCCTCCTGTTCCGGCGCCTGCTCCTATTGATCAACAAACGGTTACTATAGCCGTTGTCGGTGTCCCTGCACAGCGGATCAACGAATTCGCCGCCGTTACTCCGCCTCCGGCCGCTACGATTGTGCAAGAGAAAAAGCCTTCTGCTATCGATGATTCTCGTAAGCTTTTTCAACGGCTGTGGACGGATGAAGATGAGATTGAATTGTTACAAGGGTTTCTGGAATACACGACACAGCGAGGTGGAATTAATTCGTCATCGCATCATCATGATACGACGGCGTTTTATGACCAGATCAAGAGCAAGTTACAGCTGGATTTCAACAAAAATCAGTTAGTAGAGAAGCTGAGGAGGTTGAAGAAGAAATATCGGAATGTAATGAGCAAAATGGCATCTGGTAAAGACTTTGTCTTTAAGAGCTCACATGATCAAGCTACTTTCGAAATCTCTCGCAAAATCTGGAGCAATGCGGTCCCCGTTGTCATCCGCGGCGGTGGTTCTGCTGCAGCAGCAGcagcaccaccaccaccaccaccagaagaTGGCGGATTTGACGATGAGGATTCTCACCTTAACCTTAATGCTAATTTCGTTGACCACAGCCATAACGGTACTAAAACTCCTAGGTCGAGGAAGAGGTCTCGAGGAGGAGCAGTTAAAGTTGAAGAAAAACATGGCTTTATTCAACACTACTATCTGCCATCTCCATCTGGTGGAGGGACAAATATGTCCTCTCCTGCAC CCGCACCCGCACCTGCACCAGGGTTCACCCCCTTTCCGATGACAGCCCCTCAGGCCACGGCCCCTCCCACAACCACAGCTGCAGTAGCAGCAGCAACAGCTTCAATACCTAGTTTGATCGAGGAAACAGTGAAGAGCTGTCTATCACCCATTTTCAAGGAGTTGTTAAACAATGTGACTAATTTGAGTGGATCGAGAAGTTTTGCGTTTGGAACGGCATTGAGTCCaatccctttaggatttggtaGCAGCGGTGCGATGAACTCTGATATGATGGCAGATGAGAAATGGAGGAAGCAACAGATGCTAGAATTGGAAGTTTATTCGAGGAGATTAGAGCTTGTTCAAGATCAAATAAAAGCGCAGTTGGAGGAACTGAGATCCATGAGCAGTTAG